CTTTTCtagtaaacatttcttttagccACTATTGCAGTTGTCTCACCTTTGTACACCATAAATTCTATCCAGAAGAGGCTCCTTTAACATTGGAGCTACATGTCCAAAGTAATCTGGGTAAGCCACTTCAGCGTACTGTGGGACTGACTGTGTCCCCTTCACCATCTCCACATAAAGGTCAGGGTCATGCAGTGGCAGGAGTTGAGCAGTGTCTGGCACCTCCAGCAGCGGAGCATCACCTCCTTCGTCTTCAGTACCTTCTGACCCACAATCTGAACCCACGTTGCTACCTCCTCCACCTGTGCGACGTACTGGGAAACCCCCAAGGAGCAAAGGTGGTTGGACGTGTCTCAAGTTGTTAACTGGAGAGCCTTCGTGTTTGACCTTCTCAGAACCAGCTTCTGCATTCTGATTCCCTTTGTCCTCAAGAGAGACACCCTCCAGTGGATGGGATAGTTCCTGCTCTATCATGTGACCTTGAGAGAGAGACCTTGAGAAGGAGGGTGGAGCGGTGCGTCTATCTGGGGTTGGAATGTTGATACCCTCTTGTTGATCTTTGTTCTTACTGAGGTGGATTGTGTCCAGGTCCAGAGGAGTTTGAGAACTAGTGAGGGAGGGAGACGACAGAGTCTGATGTTCTTTGACAGAGGTGCAAACGTTCTGAGAATCTGGTATTTGCTTTGGAGACGGGGTTTGAGCTGTGGGCACTTCAGCTGGCCGACTGAACCGAGCAGACGATGATGAGAAGAGATATGTTGACGAAGATGTTGTAGAGGCGCTCTTTGAAAAGTCAAAGCTATAACCctgtaaaagatgaaaaaagcttttttttcagaCTGTTGCACAGCTACAGTTGGTTGAATTTGCACCAACTTcagtgctgcacaaataaaattttggtGTCAACTATTTTTAGGCTTTCTATTATCATCTGAGTGTAGAGTTTATGAGCCATGTAGCTGTGACAGCTTGGGTGTGAATCTTTTAAAATTACAGTTAAAACAGACAACTGTAACATTTTAGCCAACTAGTCCAacacaaactaaattaaatttatattgtgagaaaaaaaaatattgtaaaaaaatatttaaaatagctTGTCACCTTCACCTATGAATTATCATACtgttgtttgtgcatttctacaaatggcatttaaatgttttatgaaggGAGAAAAGTTGATTAGgtatttttgaaactttttatgtCAGCTTGACTGTCAATGGTGTAGCTATAtagatgtaaaaaagaaaactatgcaaatgcctgattttaaaaaaagacattggtATGCTGTGGATAATTCAGATTATAATTTAATTCTAAATGTATGTTAAGTGCATAATTTTATGCACTCAACGTGATTCTTGATGTATaacaaaattagttttcttcttGTCCTACACTGTTAACATGTTTAATCATGTAGAAGATTAAAAATTTAGATCCTAAAAATAGACTATGCCCACCTGAAAGTCTTCAGAAAGCTCCGAGAAAAACTTCTGATAGACCTTCAGCTCCTCAAATGGACGTCCAATGTTCCTATCGGGATGTAGCTTGTTGAGATCTGTTTCTATGTCATCATTCTGATTGAGAGGAGACAGCAAATTATAccagaaacacaatacaaatggaaacaaacatAGTTGAAGAAGACAGTcgaatgtttatttattaaatttaactGAAGTGACTGCCTTCTGCTGGAAACTAAAGGAATTGCAAATACAGGGAGTGGAACGTAATTTAAGTTTGGACATCAAAAAGCTATTTTAGTTAAAttagcatgaaaaacaaaatgaaaaaatgagacACTTaaccattaaaataataatagaaataatataTCAGGTTGTCATATCAAACTTTGTATATGAATTTAAAACGGGGTATTACCAGATTGCATTGATCCTTATCTTCTTCGTTGTCAGTGTCTGTCTCTCCCTCAGCCTCCTCGTTATCATCGCTTTCATCCACATCATCCACTGTGCAAAAACATATagacacacatttatttttgttctttgtccAAGCAAGTGTTTAACcagtttaatgtaaaaatagttacttgcaaaaagacaaaaattttgcctttttttttttataatacaaACTCCATCTTCAATACATTTTGACGGTTTTAGACCACGATaaagtaaagcaaaaatgtgaTGTGGAAgggaaatggaaacattttcacaaataaaaatctgagaagtgtggcatacatttgtatttaatatGACTGTTGTGCCAtcctctttccattttcagatgaattgACTCCTATGCGAGATGTTGAAAATTTGAGATATCTTGATGCAGGTTGTTTACTAATAggaagtattatgtaaaatcgactttgaGGTTtacgtcatgttataatgttatttcctcattcAAAACAatacctggaatgttgctttgattctttcatgcatgtctgagaaatcctttaatctcccccGACAACCAGTCAGGGTACCTAAACGCTTGCTCTCACCAAGCACTGCCTTTTCCACTGAGCTCCTactcagagctgcagtctccagctgAGCGTATCCCATTCAGCTCCTcaagactagtggcagcagcaataaGCAAACAACTGAAGGAGCTGcgagtctgctgagctcataagaactacttctcagtgcaacactccTATGTTTTTAAAGGCTTACTGGACAAAAGTCGTTGAAGAAAGGCCAGAGTTGTAAAGAGctggagctttttaaaaagacagtgCTCCTAAACTATGTTAAGTATAGTTAAAATTTTTacatgattgtgctataaagtggTACCTTTAATATTCtctaaaaagagaaagacaaatacaaataaatgctacaatcaatttttttatttctaaaaaaaaaaaaaaaaatcatgaaaaaccGGCATCATTTTCCTTAAACATCACTGAGCAATTTTATAAAATCACAGTAGTATGTACATACCCTGTTTTAAAAGCCTGCTACtatgatggtttttttttttttttttttactgaaaaggGACATCTTGTGCCACAGATTCAAAAGCTACTTGAATCGGTGGCACAACTGCTCCGTAGgttaagtgtttttgttgcattaaataCTAAGTTTGGTATTTTGCAAATTGTTTAAAGCCCTAAGAATATTGATAATCTGAGCACCCTAAACTGCAAATCCATATAATGTGAATACGTTGTGTAACCTCACCCCCAGAAAGCTGGCTGTACAGCTGGTCCACAGCCCCATCAGGAGGGACCTGAGGCAGCTGAAAGTGGAAGGCTGAGTTGATAGTGGGCACAGGTAGGCGATTCTTAGGAAAACACTTTCTCATGATGAGGCTTGAAGTGTTGATCAGAGGATCCAGTGTCCGCACGGGTAGACactcctgaaaaacaaatacagaaagcaCAGCAGAGTCCCAGACCGTACATCTGtactgtttgcttttgtttcttctcatTTAGATTTTCTTACTTACAGTGGAGGAGTGGTACAGGATTCTCATGCCGTCGGCCTCCAAAAATGCCCTACGGCCCACTTTGAGGTTGGTAATGTTTCTGAGGCATACCAGCAATCCTTTACGAATCAACATACAACGGTGTCGAGTGTCGTTGCGATGCCAATCCAGATACAAAGCAAGCAAGACGGGCACATGGCCACTGTCCACTGCACGACGGGCATTAGTTTCTGCACACGGGAGTAAAAGAAGTAGCTGATAAAGTATTGCCACATATAACTTCCATACTGTGGGATGGACTAACTAAAGGtgtaatgaattaaaataaacccaTCAAACGCAGACATAATATACAGGACAGCAGTAGGATCCAAAGCAAATTAGGTTATTCAAAGTAATGATGAGGAAAAAGGAAACGATAAGCTACACTAGATGAAGATGCTGCTGATAAATTACCACAGAATAAAGCTTAACTCGACAAAAACAATTACTCACTGGATTTGAGCAGAGCTCCCAGTGCGTCCAGAGCTACCCTGTTAATTTTAAAGCAAGGCAAAAGGGTTACATGATGATTGAGTACTCTATCAGAAAAAGGCCAAGGACATGTAGCTTGTGGATAACActggtattttttaaatataagttCATGCTTCTTCACTaccagacaaaaaacaacactcaCTTAAAGAGGCTTGTGTTCTTCTTGCTGTAAGGTCCAACAATCTTGAACATGACTTCCACCATACCAGTCTTGCCCAAAGAAATAGCATTCACCGCTTTAtatagaaaggaaaaaaagtgagaaaattgTGCCAAATGctcaaaagagacaaaaacatttctcgTAAAATACTTTCTTTGCTCAACTCCCAGATACAGAGGATGCCTTTACTTACAGTTGTTAGAGTAAACCCTGAGAACCTGCAGACAGGGCAGAAGCACTTTTGCGTTCTGTAGATTCTGTTTTATTACGTCGACCGTGACGTTCAGAGCTCCACTTAGACGAGCCTTCACTCCAAACTTTCTGTCTGAACATACACAAGGTTCAATATCAATGCACAAGAAAGAAATAATGTGCTTATACTGTGCCTCACTGCAGATAAACGTCACCTATGTTTCAAtatgtgattttgttttgcaaaaatgtttaatcttcTACATGATTAAACATGTTAACAGTGTAGGACaagaagaaaactaattttgttATACATCAAGAATCACGTTGAGTGCATAAAATTATGCACTTAACATGCATTTAGAATTAAATTATAATCTGAATTATCCACAGCATaccaatgtctttttttttaaatcaggcatttgcatagttttcttttttacatctaTATAGCTACACCATTGACAGTCAAGCTGAcataaaaactttcaaaaatacCTAATCAACTTTTCTCccttcataaaacatttaaatgccatttgtagaaatgcacaaacaacaGTATGATAATTCATAGATGAAGGTGACAagctattttaaatattttttttacaaccccCACAATACTACAAATCGATGGATCTTTAGCAAGGCTCAAAAAAAGGACAATACTAAAGTAGCTTTCCAATTAGAGCTGTTTTCTAATTGGAAACAGCTCTAATTGGAAACTGTTTCCAATTAGAGCCATCTGTTCTTAAAATACTGAATCTGAAGCTTATATTCGGATGCCAACACTGACATGGTTGTCATTCTACTTAATTTTGAGGAGACAAAAGAGAGAACATTTTGTGAAGCAACAGTAAGTcataaaagatttcaaaaaggGAGGCTGAATTTGTCATTCCAAGTGATCAAGACATTTGTGGTTGAtggtttgagttttctgtgatttttaagAAGCTATAAGGCAAATGCAACCATTTTCCTCGCACTGGCACTTCAGATAGAGTGAACTTTGATTTGCACAAGAAAGGCTACTTAAGCTACAAGGTATCTAATAATTATAACCACTTCACTTTAGATATTTGGACATTTGATGTTGCTGCCTTTCCTCCCCGTTCATTAGACATGTTTCTAATTTGATGAAAATTATTCATTGTGACATAAATGTAGTCAATGAGTGAGGTGTTAAACACAGTGGAAGTAGATGAAAAGTGGGACACTCATAGACTATGCATAAACCTTTGCATCTTCATTCAATGAAGGCGTAATTGAATTTTGTGTAATAATGCAACACATTATACCAATTGTATAGGAGAATCCTATACAATTTGATTTTCAGTTAATGAAATGCAATGGAAATTTTGACTTTAGATTGTTGGGTATGAAGGACACAGTGACTTTAATTATAAGTCCTCTTAACATTGGTTAAATTGATTGGATGTAGTTTAAGAAAAAGTTAGCTGACTGTTCGTAAATGCTCCTCCGCCTACTTCTTTAAAAAGTGCAAGTAAGAGTACAGACAATTTCCCAAATAGCCGCTGCTTCTCTACGTGGAGAAGCAGGGGCTTTACTCTGACTCCTCTGAGAAACTCATTTTGGCTGCTTGTGTTCGTGATCTtgttctttcagtcatgaccTAAAGCCCTTGATCATAGTTGAGGGTAGGACTGTAGATTGACCGATAAATCAAGAACTTTGCCTTGGCTCgttcttcaccacgacagactgGCACAGCACCCACTTCACTGTAGACACCACACCAATATGCCTACAGAGCTCCATCTCCATTTTTCCAGAGAGGGAAAAACAAGATCCAGAGAACAAGATCCAGAGACACAAACTCTTCCACTTAGGGCAGGATTTCTTCCCCGATCCATTAAAGGCATTCTACCGTTTTACAGCTCAAGATCATATTTTAGATGGTAATAGATAGTGATAGACTGTGAcaataaaaataccttttggTCCAACCTTGGCCAGTAGTGAGTGAAGCTGCAACATAAGTTCCTCACTCGGAGGTAGTTCTTTACTGGCAGAAATCAGAATCTGGAATAAAACTCCAGTTCCTCCTTTGGAAACAAACACTCCCACTCTGCGGCCTCTGCCTAAGACAGAAAACCAAGAATAGAACTGTATTAACTGAGCTGAAACCTAATTCAGGATAAGATTAGAAGCACGTGAGTTAACATTGATACAATTTATAACTACCACATCGTTAACTGTGGAATCACATTATACAGTGTATGCATCAAGAAGATGTAtcaagttttaaaatcatttattacaCTTAGAAATAAATGCAGGTATTCAGACTTTAGGCAGCTTGATtttaatgtgaagaaaataaatcagagtCTTCTTACCAACTGTCAGCAGCTCACTGAGGATGTACATGATGTTCAAGGTGGTTTGGACATCCCTGCTGTTCTGTCAAAGTGACAAACACCACATGTTAAAATGACACACACAGTTTGCAAATTGGTGAAAGAAGTGCAATTCTCTAAACTTTTTTCAGAAGTTTTCTTTGGGGTTAGATGGAGAAGACTTTGGGATCAATGtgaaatcatcttttttttttgtggtatttttttgTATACTGGATTGCTTTCATATTTTCTATAACATTTTCGGACATGTAAATCAGAGGTTTTCAAGTGAAACTTATTTATTCTTAAACCTACGGTTGTTGAATTTTAGAAAAGGTGGTCTATTAAACAGATTGTGTTACAATGCCGTGAAGGGAAAGTCTGTGGTTGAGTGAACATGTGCTGACCTCCAGAGAAGACAGGATGACCTCCATTCCACTGGAGCCTTTGGACATCACCTCTTTTCCACTCTTTTCTGCAACAccacacagaataaaaataatcagaaatgtgaaaaacacagaaatgtatttagttCAATTGAAGTAAAGACTTATAAAATGAACAGCAGCACCTTCTAATCCTAGTTTTACTAAGAGCAGGTGATGACCACCATTACCAAACTCCTGTGATTTCTAAAGTCgagaaaactgaataaaagtcCTTCAGAGCCTTGCAGATGTATCTCATCAGAGTCGACATAATGCAAGGTCTTATCCTTTCTTTATAGCAGCCATCTTAGCTAGAGTCCTTGGTTTGTTTTCAGGAACTAAAGTGTAGAGGATTGTCTCTGGTTAAACGGCTCAAACTTTAAAGGGCTCCCATTCAAAAATATGCATTGCAATTACACTGGTTGCCACAACAGAGTACAGAGGCTCACGTTACGACAGACAAAGAAAGTGACTTCATTCTCTACAGCGGACACATTTAATCCACTGTATCTTTACATAGCAAAGCGTTGTTTGCATCTATATTAGTTTGCAATATCTTGTATGTTCAACctttaaagaattttaaagCAAACTTAAAAACGACTCTTCAAACATAAGATTACATTTTCAAGTCAGCTGAGGAAGACTTTTAACATATCAGAACTTGAATTACTCGACATCTCCATTTTTGtctgacttcattttttttgttgtgcaaaagctaacaaaaaagatattttgtcttgttttgcgAGTGCAAACATATTCAAATTAACACATTAGAACTcccaaaaacaagaaaataccCAGAACAGACACTGAAGGCTTTGCAACAAACTCTTTATATGATTTCTTATAAGTTTCAATgacaaaaagtaataaatgtagaagaaagaaaatgcacacaaaaataatgacaaataggGAACTAAATGTGACGTAAATGGCGTtattagatttcttttaagtcagcAGTTTATGTCAGAAATGCAGACCTTATATAAAAAACCCCAAGTGGAGGATTACATTACTTGATGGAGATTTTAGACTTTATGTGTGGCAGCTTTGCGTGTTTGGCACAACATGCAATGCGTCATTAGCTGGTGCAAGTGGGGATAAAATGTGCCAAGTATGCAGCTCTTACAACTTGCAGTAAGGAAAACATGCCAAAGTTACACTGGAGACCAAACAGGAATCATGTCTGTCCAGTCTGTCCTTGCACACACTTTAGACCTGTGGAGCGGGGAGCAGCATCTTCCGAAAACATTTATGCCATGCCAGACTTTTAAAAGAGCTTCTAAACAAATCAGCACCTCGACACCTAGAAGGTGATTGATGCCTTTCCGTAAAAAATCccagaacaaaattaaatgaaaacataggAGTTCACTGTGCTGAGATTAAAACTAATCTCAGCACAGTGAACtcctatgtttttatttaagtaaagaTGCatagaaatgtaaacttttgactGGACTGGGTTGGGAATATAAAAATCTAATCATTACTGATTAGCGAACACATTGTCATTTTTGGTATGAGTGGggtgtttaaaattaattcagaGGAAGCAGAAAGTATAAGAAgcaatttaaaagcaaataattttctATGACATGTCCAGATATATGTCTGCAATTCATTCAAGCAATTACAGGgagatatttaaaaacagataacaggaaggctaaataTATTACATAAGAGCTGCTCGGTTTTAGCTTTTAAGCTTTAAAACTATATTATGGAATATGACTGAATTGGAAATATTGATGACCTCCAGAAAACCTTAAAGCTTCAGAGTCTAAATTCTGGAAACAATGCACAAGAAAACCAGTGTTTATAGTTAGTAATGTCGAGCTATTGCTAAGATCCTAATTTAAtccaattttaaatgtaaactcTCCAATAACTTAGTTTTCAAATATTCTCAAAAGTCTAATTCCACCTCTACATCTAATATTATTAATGGTCACTCAGAATAGTAAGGCTAGAAgaatacattttgaaagttGTTATATctcagtttttacaaacaaaatgggATCTTGTAAAGTCTGTGTCATCAGGTcaaaagatgaggaaaaaaaagatttttaaaaatccaccaCAAATCATTTCAAATCCAACGTTTTGTCGCCATTTTTGGTATCTGCTGCTAGCGCCTATGACTACGACAAATTTCACAAATGAGTAAAGAAAACTAGAGAATTAGGAACATATCCATATTTCAAATTCTACACTCAATTCCAACTCTCTAAATAATTTACtcttatattttgtcatttgtcaCCCTACCTGAAGAATCTGCATAGTCCAGCGATGGATAGTATCTCTTGGTGTAGTGATaatccattttaaaaacaaaaaatctaatacTTCTCAGATGGGATGAATGAAAATGTACACTGTTCTCCCTATTACCACCTTTACTTTACCGCAGTAAATCAGAACCCTTCTGAGTTTGATATGCAATAGTAAATGATGCTAAAAGTTGAAGAACTCCCAAAGCTTCATTGGTATGTCTGCATCCCTTGACAAGCAGTGATCTCCTTAGATGTTAACACAATCCACCTGCTCTTCTACCATGTGTGCACAAATATCCACACTTAGTAACAAGCACCTCCCTTTAGACTCTGCCAACAACTGAACTACTGCTTGCTTCAACATAAAACTGTTGTTTAAAATGCATCCCTTCAAGTAAAAGCTGGTAAGATGTAAGGGAATACACAACTCTGAAAAGGACACTATAATAAGTCTTAgctttctcttgttctttctttaGGTTCCTCTTCACTGCCTCCTAAGCCCCTAAGACTCTGAACTTAAGACAGAGTACAGAAAAGTCCCTCCTGGAGTGTATAGTTACTGTGAACAGGGTCAGAGCCCCCCTTCCACTTTCCTCTGACCACGTCATACTCATACACGTTTCAAGTTGGAGTTGCAGGGGAGGCACTGACAGATAGCAAAGCATGAGATGAGAAGGGGAACAGCTGTATATCATGATTGATAGAGTTACAGACAGACAGTTTTCCACTGCGCCCGTCAGTCAGAATGGATTAGCTGCTTGACTTTGGAGAGAGGAAAAGAACTAAACTATGGGAAGAGGAAAGATGATATTCAGGAAAGACGAGATGACAACAAGGTCAGAGGGAATGCAAAGCATGTTGGCGTTTGAAAATGAATGATTTACCA
The genomic region above belongs to Xiphophorus maculatus strain JP 163 A chromosome 12, X_maculatus-5.0-male, whole genome shotgun sequence and contains:
- the agtpbp1 gene encoding cytosolic carboxypeptidase 1 isoform X2 codes for the protein MNKPKMATEKGVPSNSRVVMLLGQLEKMDGEVMLRDVETARLVTAKILHLIQTQEKSGKEVMSKGSSGMEVILSSLENSRDVQTTLNIMYILSELLTVGRGRRVGVFVSKGGTGVLFQILISASKELPPSEELMLQLHSLLAKVGPKDRKFGVKARLSGALNVTVDVIKQNLQNAKVLLPCLQVLRVYSNNSVNAISLGKTGMVEVMFKIVGPYSKKNTSLFKVALDALGALLKSKTNARRAVDSGHVPVLLALYLDWHRNDTRHRCMLIRKGLLVCLRNITNLKVGRRAFLEADGMRILYHSSTECLPVRTLDPLINTSSLIMRKCFPKNRLPVPTINSAFHFQLPQVPPDGAVDQLYSQLSGVDDVDESDDNEEAEGETDTDNEEDKDQCNLNDDIETDLNKLHPDRNIGRPFEELKVYQKFFSELSEDFQGYSFDFSKSASTTSSSTYLFSSSSARFSRPAEVPTAQTPSPKQIPDSQNVCTSVKEHQTLSSPSLTSSQTPLDLDTIHLSKNKDQQEGINIPTPDRRTAPPSFSRSLSQGHMIEQELSHPLEGVSLEDKGNQNAEAGSEKVKHEGSPVNNLRHVQPPLLLGGFPVRRTGGGGSNVGSDCGSEGTEDEGGDAPLLEVPDTAQLLPLHDPDLYVEMVKGTQSVPQYAEVAYPDYFGHVAPMLKEPLLDRIYGVQRSKIFQDIERLIHPNDILDKVVYDIDHARYEYDLVLNADINSNHYHQWFYFEVSGMRVGTAYRFNIINCEKSNSQFNYGMQPLMYSVQEAISGKPHWVRTGTDICYYKNHFARSSVATGGQKGKSYYTLTFSVNFIHKEDVCYFAYHYPYTYSTLKMHLSKLEDMRTPQIYLRQDVLCETLSGNTCPLLTITAMPESKSSDHICQFRNRPFIFLSARVHPGETNASWVMKGTLEFLMGTSALAVNLREAYNFKIVPMLNPDGVVNGNHRCSLSGEDLNRQWQNPDPELHPTIYHTKGLLQYLAYIQRAPLVFCDYHGHSRKKNVFMYGCSVKETVWQSNISATSSDLQEDLGYRTLPKILSQIAPAFSMASSSFVVERSKESTARVVVWREIGVKRSYTMESTLCGCDQGKYKGLQISTRELEEMGAQFCLAMLRLKRLTSLRNHQNLLDLESDIIGTQSKNVSSCTTTYVLEEDEPSFLEAIDYSAESNDEDPEPESDLCGDVQENFDQLSDSETRHRN
- the agtpbp1 gene encoding cytosolic carboxypeptidase 1 isoform X1 yields the protein MNKPKMATEKGVPSNSRVVMLLGQLEKMDGEVMLRDVETARLVTAKILHLIQTQEKSGKEVMSKGSSGMEVILSSLENSRDVQTTLNIMYILSELLTVGRGRRVGVFVSKGGTGVLFQILISASKELPPSEELMLQLHSLLAKVGPKDRKFGVKARLSGALNVTVDVIKQNLQNAKVLLPCLQVLRVYSNNSVNAISLGKTGMVEVMFKIVGPYSKKNTSLFKVALDALGALLKSKTNARRAVDSGHVPVLLALYLDWHRNDTRHRCMLIRKGLLVCLRNITNLKVGRRAFLEADGMRILYHSSTECLPVRTLDPLINTSSLIMRKCFPKNRLPVPTINSAFHFQLPQVPPDGAVDQLYSQLSGVDDVDESDDNEEAEGETDTDNEEDKDQCNLNDDIETDLNKLHPDRNIGRPFEELKVYQKFFSELSEDFQGYSFDFSKSASTTSSSTYLFSSSSARFSRPAEVPTAQTPSPKQIPDSQNVCTSVKEHQTLSSPSLTSSQTPLDLDTIHLSKNKDQQEGINIPTPDRRTAPPSFSRSLSQGHMIEQELSHPLEGVSLEDKGNQNAEAGSEKVKHEGSPVNNLRHVQPPLLLGGFPVRRTGGGGSNVGSDCGSEGTEDEGGDAPLLEVPDTAQLLPLHDPDLYVEMVKGTQSVPQYAEVAYPDYFGHVAPMLKEPLLDRIYGVQRSKIFQDIERLIHPNDILDKVVYDIDHASPMIEENSESLKFNSQFESGNLRKAIQVRKYEYDLVLNADINSNHYHQWFYFEVSGMRVGTAYRFNIINCEKSNSQFNYGMQPLMYSVQEAISGKPHWVRTGTDICYYKNHFARSSVATGGQKGKSYYTLTFSVNFIHKEDVCYFAYHYPYTYSTLKMHLSKLEDMRTPQIYLRQDVLCETLSGNTCPLLTITAMPESKSSDHICQFRNRPFIFLSARVHPGETNASWVMKGTLEFLMGTSALAVNLREAYNFKIVPMLNPDGVVNGNHRCSLSGEDLNRQWQNPDPELHPTIYHTKGLLQYLAYIQRAPLVFCDYHGHSRKKNVFMYGCSVKETVWQSNISATSSDLQEDLGYRTLPKILSQIAPAFSMASSSFVVERSKESTARVVVWREIGVKRSYTMESTLCGCDQGKYKGLQISTRELEEMGAQFCLAMLRLKRLTSLRNHQNLLDLESDIIGTQSKNVSSCTTTYVLEEDEPSFLEAIDYSAESNDEDPEPESDLCGDVQENFDQLSDSETRHRN
- the agtpbp1 gene encoding cytosolic carboxypeptidase 1 isoform X3: MDYHYTKRYYPSLDYADSSEKSGKEVMSKGSSGMEVILSSLENSRDVQTTLNIMYILSELLTVGRGRRVGVFVSKGGTGVLFQILISASKELPPSEELMLQLHSLLAKVGPKDRKFGVKARLSGALNVTVDVIKQNLQNAKVLLPCLQVLRVYSNNSVNAISLGKTGMVEVMFKIVGPYSKKNTSLFKVALDALGALLKSKTNARRAVDSGHVPVLLALYLDWHRNDTRHRCMLIRKGLLVCLRNITNLKVGRRAFLEADGMRILYHSSTECLPVRTLDPLINTSSLIMRKCFPKNRLPVPTINSAFHFQLPQVPPDGAVDQLYSQLSGVDDVDESDDNEEAEGETDTDNEEDKDQCNLNDDIETDLNKLHPDRNIGRPFEELKVYQKFFSELSEDFQGYSFDFSKSASTTSSSTYLFSSSSARFSRPAEVPTAQTPSPKQIPDSQNVCTSVKEHQTLSSPSLTSSQTPLDLDTIHLSKNKDQQEGINIPTPDRRTAPPSFSRSLSQGHMIEQELSHPLEGVSLEDKGNQNAEAGSEKVKHEGSPVNNLRHVQPPLLLGGFPVRRTGGGGSNVGSDCGSEGTEDEGGDAPLLEVPDTAQLLPLHDPDLYVEMVKGTQSVPQYAEVAYPDYFGHVAPMLKEPLLDRIYGVQRSKIFQDIERLIHPNDILDKVVYDIDHASPMIEENSESLKFNSQFESGNLRKAIQVRKYEYDLVLNADINSNHYHQWFYFEVSGMRVGTAYRFNIINCEKSNSQFNYGMQPLMYSVQEAISGKPHWVRTGTDICYYKNHFARSSVATGGQKGKSYYTLTFSVNFIHKEDVCYFAYHYPYTYSTLKMHLSKLEDMRTPQIYLRQDVLCETLSGNTCPLLTITAMPESKSSDHICQFRNRPFIFLSARVHPGETNASWVMKGTLEFLMGTSALAVNLREAYNFKIVPMLNPDGVVNGNHRCSLSGEDLNRQWQNPDPELHPTIYHTKGLLQYLAYIQRAPLVFCDYHGHSRKKNVFMYGCSVKETVWQSNISATSSDLQEDLGYRTLPKILSQIAPAFSMASSSFVVERSKESTARVVVWREIGVKRSYTMESTLCGCDQGKYKGLQISTRELEEMGAQFCLAMLRLKRLTSLRNHQNLLDLESDIIGTQSKNVSSCTTTYVLEEDEPSFLEAIDYSAESNDEDPEPESDLCGDVQENFDQLSDSETRHRN